A region of Leishmania mexicana MHOM/GT/2001/U1103 complete genome, chromosome 8 DNA encodes the following proteins:
- a CDS encoding mitochondrial DNA polymerase beta, protein MLRRTFLRRDHRENIIRIFQEMADLNNALGEKYKVSSYHRSIESLKTNLDKPLNTPQDLKAFSGFGAKLLKKAEEIMATGKLEELESKTKPKLKAIQELTQVHGFGPRAAAALFDREGIFTVDELLQKADSIPSLTDQQRVGIKYFYDINEKIPMQESVLHENYLREKCMEVLGKDFSILICGSYRRRHPFSGDVDAILSRTLDAPPLSEPVAATGVLGHFVEFLEGIKYLEATMAQGPLKYMGMGRLPPRIVRDKAGRENTKVYKARRVDIRLIETKSVPTAMLTFTGSKNFNVIMRQAAISKGYLLNEYGLFKLGTPEEARELYERIGIRGKNAGEELGVPKDELEDKRVEVRSEQDVFDVLGMPYAKPENRDP, encoded by the coding sequence ATGCTCCGCCGGACGTTCCTGCGTCGCGATCATCGCGAGAACATCATCCGCATCTTCCAGGAGATGGCGGACTTGAACAACGCTCTGGGCGAGAAATACAAGGTAAGCAGCTACCACCGCAGTATTGAGAGTCTCAAGACGAACCTCGACAAGCCCCTCAACACCCCGCAGGACCTGAAGGCGTTCTCCGGCTTCGgcgcgaagctgctgaagaaggcggaggagatcATGGCCACTGGGAAgctcgaggagctggagagcAAGACGAAGCCGAAGCTGAAAGCCATCCAGGAGCTAACACAGGTGCACGGCTTTGGccctcgcgccgccgcggcgctcttcGACCGCGAGGGCATCTTCACCgtggatgagctgctgcagaaggcTGACAGCATCCCGTCGTTGACGGACCAGCAACGTGTCGGCATCAAGTACTTCTACGACATCAACGAAAAGATTCCGATGCAGGAGAGCGTGCTGCATGAGAATTACCTGCGCGAGAAGTGCATGGAGGTGCTCGGCAAGGACTTCTCGATTCTGATCTGTGGTAGctaccgccgtcgccacccctTCAGTGGCGATGTGGACGCGATCCTATCACGCACCCTCGACGCGCCGCCACTGAGCGAGCCGGTCGCCGCTACCGGTGTACTAGGACACTTTGTCGAGTTCCTCGAGGGCATCAAGTACCTGGAGGCGACCATGGCGCAGGGGCCCCTCAAGTACATGGGGATGGGTCGGCTGCCGCCCCGCATTGTCCGCGACAAGGCTGGTCGCGAGAACACGAAGGTATACAAGGCGCGCCGCGTGGATATCCGTCTTATAGAGACAAAGAGCGTGCCGACGGCGATGCTCACCTTCACTGGCAGCAAGAACTTCAACGTCATTATGCGCCAGGCCGCCATCAGCAAGGGCTACTTACTGAACGAATACGGCCTCTTCAAGCTGGGCACACCGGAAGAGGCGCGCGAGCTGTACGAGCGCATCGGCATTCGCGGTAAGAATGCTGGCGAGGAGCTCGGCGTCCCGAAGGACGAGCTGGAGGACAAGCGTGTTGAGGTGCGGTCGGAGCAGGATGTGTTCGACGTACTCGGGATGCCCTACGCCAAGCCGGAAAACCGCGACCCGTAA